In Lujinxingia sediminis, a single genomic region encodes these proteins:
- a CDS encoding alpha/beta fold hydrolase: MERSHYLTAPDGTQIWYGTVGRGPALVLCDGLACDGFIWPYVIDRFIDDFTIVRWHYRGHGASSVPEHPEKISLDQMCDDLALVLDALEIDQAILAGHSMGVQVILNFCETYSERVRALIPICGSYKHPLDTFHGSDLMRRVLPYLRRAVDSAPQAIQRTWETVLPRQIWYKVAVQAAEVNGQLLRQQDFLPYLEHASRMDLNFFLSLLSALSLHSAEELLTEISVPALVIAGENDTFTPMYRSVEMSEMLPNSKLVVVPRGTHVAPLEMPDLVNEAMEKFLIKHDLLAAPAHTTSPAQSAPSSS; the protein is encoded by the coding sequence TTGGAACGCAGCCACTACCTGACCGCCCCCGACGGAACCCAGATCTGGTACGGAACCGTCGGCCGCGGCCCCGCCCTTGTCCTCTGCGATGGCCTGGCCTGCGACGGCTTCATCTGGCCCTACGTCATCGATCGCTTCATCGACGACTTCACCATCGTGCGCTGGCACTACCGCGGCCACGGCGCCAGCTCGGTGCCCGAACACCCCGAAAAGATCAGCCTCGACCAGATGTGCGACGATCTCGCGCTCGTCCTCGATGCTCTCGAGATCGACCAGGCGATCCTCGCCGGACACTCCATGGGCGTGCAGGTGATCCTGAACTTCTGCGAGACGTACAGCGAGCGCGTGCGCGCGCTCATCCCCATCTGCGGCAGCTACAAACACCCCCTGGACACCTTTCACGGCTCCGACCTGATGCGGCGTGTGCTCCCCTATCTGCGCCGCGCGGTTGATTCCGCCCCCCAGGCCATCCAGCGCACCTGGGAGACCGTGCTCCCCCGCCAGATCTGGTACAAAGTCGCCGTGCAGGCCGCCGAGGTCAACGGACAGCTTCTGCGCCAGCAAGACTTCCTGCCCTACCTGGAACATGCCTCGCGCATGGATCTCAACTTCTTCCTCTCGCTTCTCTCCGCGCTCTCGCTGCACTCCGCTGAAGAGCTCTTAACTGAGATCTCGGTTCCCGCCCTTGTCATCGCCGGTGAGAATGACACCTTCACCCCGATGTACCGATCCGTCGAGATGAGCGAGATGCTCCCCAACAGCAAGCTTGTCGTCGTGCCCCGGGGTACCCACGTCGCCCCGCTGGAGATGCCCGACCTGGTCAATGAGGCCATGGAGAAGTTCCTCATCAAGCATGACCTGCTCGCCGCCCCCGCACACACAACGAGCCCGGCGCAAAGCGCGCCGAGCTCGTCAT
- the pyrE gene encoding orotate phosphoribosyltransferase, translating to MNDASRATLARLLTTHSVRTGHFRLASGQTSSVYVDVKATSLTGEGGWLIGQALFEAALTLEPAPAAIGGLTLGADPLVTATSIAAYRAGHSLDAIIVRKAPKAHGTERYLEHPPTLAAGSPVVAVDDVVTSGASTLQAIEALRAAGFKVDHALTVVDRQAGGREALADIGVTLHALFTIDELTGH from the coding sequence ATGAACGACGCCTCGCGCGCCACACTCGCCCGGCTCCTCACCACCCACTCGGTGAGGACCGGGCATTTCCGTCTGGCCAGCGGCCAGACAAGCTCGGTCTACGTCGATGTCAAAGCCACCTCGCTCACCGGCGAAGGCGGCTGGCTCATCGGCCAGGCCCTCTTTGAAGCCGCCCTCACGCTTGAGCCGGCACCGGCGGCCATCGGCGGACTGACCCTGGGGGCCGATCCCCTGGTCACAGCCACCTCAATCGCCGCTTATCGGGCTGGCCACAGCCTCGATGCGATCATCGTGCGCAAGGCCCCCAAAGCCCATGGCACCGAGCGCTACCTGGAACATCCCCCCACCCTGGCCGCAGGCTCCCCGGTAGTCGCCGTCGACGACGTCGTCACCAGCGGTGCCTCCACCCTCCAGGCCATCGAAGCGCTGCGCGCCGCAGGCTTCAAAGTTGATCATGCCCTCACCGTCGTCGACCGCCAGGCCGGCGGGAGAGAGGCCCTGGCCGACATCGGCGTCACCCTCCACGCCCTCTTCACCATCGATGAGCTCACAGGACACTAA
- a CDS encoding polymer-forming cytoskeletal protein, with product MADPTIIGAQTQVSGRISGDADLRVEGRVDGTIELSETLTIAQGGVVNGSIRARQVIIEGVLDGEVSAEERVVLSATARAVANILAPLVEMADGAQLRGELNIGVDAEAPTAQRVPARTSQPTRSAPASTVTARASSRNAAPVRASSGPSSTLTQAAPTTTTTTVVVEEPEAEPEPVAEVESSAEVSEGTEVEAQVETHAEAETHAEVEAYAEAETHAEAEAEAEAEPDIDPETIQEFEEDFTVKELKEQLRALDLPVSGTKSELIERLLQAQAQAES from the coding sequence ATGGCTGACCCGACCATCATTGGCGCCCAGACTCAAGTCTCCGGGCGCATCAGCGGCGACGCCGATCTGAGGGTCGAAGGCCGCGTCGATGGGACCATCGAGCTCAGCGAGACGTTGACCATCGCCCAGGGCGGCGTGGTCAACGGATCTATACGCGCTCGCCAGGTCATCATCGAAGGCGTCCTCGACGGAGAGGTCAGCGCCGAGGAGCGCGTGGTGCTCAGCGCCACGGCCCGCGCCGTAGCCAACATCCTGGCCCCTCTTGTGGAGATGGCCGACGGCGCACAACTTCGCGGCGAGCTGAATATCGGCGTCGATGCCGAAGCTCCCACTGCGCAGCGTGTCCCGGCCCGCACCTCCCAGCCAACCCGAAGCGCACCGGCAAGCACCGTCACCGCACGCGCTTCATCGCGCAACGCCGCGCCTGTGCGCGCCTCTTCGGGGCCGAGCTCAACCCTCACCCAGGCAGCCCCCACGACGACGACCACCACCGTCGTTGTGGAGGAGCCCGAGGCCGAACCCGAGCCTGTCGCCGAGGTCGAGAGCAGCGCCGAGGTCTCCGAAGGTACGGAAGTTGAAGCCCAGGTCGAGACTCACGCCGAGGCCGAGACTCACGCCGAGGTCGAAGCTTACGCCGAGGCTGAAACTCACGCCGAGGCCGAGGCCGAGGCCGAGGCCGAACCCGACATCGACCCGGAGACCATCCAGGAGTTCGAAGAAGACTTCACCGTCAAGGAGCTCAAAGAGCAACTCCGTGCCCTCGACCTGCCGGTCAGCGGCACCAAGTCCGAGCTCATTGAGCGCTTGCTTCAAGCTCAAGCTCAGGCCGAGAGTTGA
- a CDS encoding bactofilin family protein, which translates to MADTLIGPNITIDGEISGDAPVTIEGTVKGRIAVNALVTVAENGVVEADVETPQIAVSGQVTGNIVATERVEIASIGKMVGDIKAPRILIADGAGFKGHIDMDVD; encoded by the coding sequence ATGGCGGACACACTTATCGGCCCCAACATCACCATCGATGGCGAGATCTCCGGCGACGCCCCGGTCACCATTGAGGGCACCGTAAAAGGCCGCATCGCGGTCAACGCGCTGGTCACCGTTGCCGAAAACGGCGTGGTCGAAGCCGACGTCGAGACCCCGCAGATTGCGGTCAGCGGTCAGGTCACCGGCAACATCGTCGCCACCGAGCGCGTGGAGATCGCCTCGATCGGTAAAATGGTCGGCGACATCAAAGCCCCCCGCATCCTGATCGCCGACGGCGCAGGCTTCAAAGGTCACATCGACATGGACGTGGACTAA
- a CDS encoding bactofilin family protein has product MAPTSCTIGPGVAINGRLSGDDEVVVFGTIEGNVALSSRLTVEEGGKVVADIDVQSIAIRGEVNGEVVAHDVIELLEGCLVTGNLRAPRVIIQEGARFKGNIDMDVQIDG; this is encoded by the coding sequence ATGGCCCCGACGAGCTGCACCATCGGACCGGGCGTTGCCATTAATGGCCGCCTCTCCGGCGACGACGAAGTCGTCGTCTTCGGCACCATCGAAGGTAACGTCGCCCTCTCCAGCCGCCTCACCGTCGAAGAAGGCGGCAAAGTTGTCGCCGACATCGACGTCCAGTCCATCGCCATCCGTGGCGAGGTCAACGGTGAAGTCGTCGCCCACGACGTCATCGAACTTCTGGAAGGCTGCCTGGTCACCGGCAACCTGCGCGCCCCGCGCGTCATCATCCAGGAAGGCGCCCGCTTTAAGGGCAACATCGATATGGACGTCCAGATCGACGGCTGA
- a CDS encoding OmpP1/FadL family transporter: MKMQQKEHAWMGLGAALVVCAGGLWNPPAAQAAGFANTAQSGTATGMGGVATANADEPNANFYNPAAMVFSQGFSAYVGPTLIKPSVSYEGQGGEEQTEPALFPPPNVNLTLPFGEQYAVGLGVTLPWGLAIRWPDNWVGRENFRAQQLQTINVNPNFAYKVPGMDLGLAVGVQAMYSTITQERTVILRDDLEVPVLLGGQGFGVGATAAAFYKLNSQWSMGLNYRSAVNLNYEGRAHFGEEVEGTPFEQRFVDQDITTELTVPHTVNLGLGYQATEALWVGLDLNYMTWSTYDRIEINFDEQSPEGEPGESEPPTVVESNWNDALAVRLGAQFAITDALKARVGFAYDVTPVPDETVGPSLPDNNRTVGALGLGYEVAGFRADVAYQYIYLPTREIRNGSVDGDYQLSSHLVGINVGYGF, translated from the coding sequence ATGAAGATGCAGCAGAAAGAGCATGCATGGATGGGGCTCGGGGCGGCGCTTGTGGTGTGCGCCGGCGGGCTCTGGAATCCGCCGGCGGCGCAGGCCGCCGGTTTTGCCAACACGGCGCAGAGCGGCACGGCCACGGGCATGGGCGGGGTGGCCACGGCCAACGCCGATGAGCCCAACGCCAACTTCTATAACCCGGCGGCGATGGTGTTCAGTCAGGGGTTTAGCGCTTATGTGGGGCCTACCCTGATCAAGCCCTCGGTGAGTTATGAGGGGCAGGGAGGGGAGGAGCAGACCGAGCCGGCGCTCTTTCCCCCACCGAACGTGAACCTGACACTGCCATTTGGGGAGCAGTATGCGGTGGGCCTGGGGGTGACGCTTCCCTGGGGGCTGGCGATCCGGTGGCCGGATAACTGGGTGGGGCGCGAGAACTTCCGTGCTCAGCAGTTGCAGACGATCAACGTCAACCCCAACTTCGCCTACAAGGTGCCGGGCATGGACCTGGGGCTGGCGGTCGGGGTGCAGGCGATGTACTCGACGATCACCCAGGAACGCACGGTGATCTTACGCGATGATCTGGAGGTGCCGGTTTTGCTCGGCGGCCAGGGCTTTGGTGTGGGGGCGACCGCAGCGGCGTTCTACAAGCTCAACTCGCAGTGGTCGATGGGGCTGAACTACCGCAGCGCGGTCAACCTCAACTACGAGGGGCGGGCGCATTTCGGCGAGGAGGTGGAGGGCACGCCTTTCGAGCAGCGTTTTGTGGATCAGGATATTACCACCGAGTTGACCGTGCCCCACACCGTGAATCTGGGGCTTGGTTATCAGGCGACCGAGGCGCTGTGGGTGGGGCTGGACCTGAACTACATGACCTGGTCGACCTACGATCGCATCGAGATCAACTTCGATGAGCAGAGCCCCGAGGGTGAGCCTGGCGAGTCGGAGCCGCCCACGGTGGTGGAGTCGAACTGGAATGACGCGCTGGCGGTTCGTCTGGGGGCGCAGTTTGCCATCACCGACGCGCTCAAAGCGCGCGTCGGCTTTGCCTACGACGTAACGCCGGTGCCCGATGAGACGGTGGGGCCTTCGCTCCCCGACAATAACCGTACGGTGGGGGCGCTGGGGCTGGGGTATGAAGTTGCCGGTTTCCGGGCGGATGTGGCCTACCAGTACATCTATCTGCCCACCCGTGAGATTCGAAACGGCAGCGTGGATGGCGACTACCAGCTCAGCTCCCATCTGGTGGGCATCAATGTGGGCTACGGGTTCTAA
- a CDS encoding lamin tail domain-containing protein: MKSARIHVDRTESHLPTASLVLLSLLALLLSSAGCGPATETECRTSNDCLSAQFCRLSRCVYIVSEESDQSESSGNDVGHTPDTDPTDLPADPSPGSSDTGTTTDADLPGSPDLPHPCPEARRPEAGLLLINELLPNVPTGPEGDANADGSRSAHDDEFVEIVNISPHTLDLEGVGVANDTSIRFTFPPHCLAAGHGAVIFAASTSGAPPPAGEGFDTWLADSRFQLANDGGRVALYRADGQLIDEALYTNAPPRSLNRSPELSSGSFAHHTTLSEDRLFSPGTCADGRPLTSGCAAPNDLPDGENNEGDESSSDPSPPDDAQPAPDASNPDASEPG; the protein is encoded by the coding sequence ATGAAGAGCGCACGGATTCACGTGGATCGCACAGAGTCTCACCTCCCCACAGCCTCATTGGTGCTGCTTTCGCTCCTGGCCCTGCTGCTCTCCAGCGCAGGCTGCGGACCGGCTACTGAGACGGAATGCCGCACCTCCAACGACTGCCTGTCGGCACAATTCTGCCGCCTCTCGCGCTGCGTCTACATCGTCAGCGAGGAGTCAGATCAGAGCGAGTCCTCGGGCAACGACGTTGGCCACACGCCCGACACGGACCCAACCGACCTCCCCGCCGACCCGTCACCGGGGAGCTCCGATACAGGCACCACCACCGACGCCGATCTCCCGGGTAGCCCCGACCTCCCCCACCCCTGCCCCGAGGCCCGCCGGCCCGAAGCCGGCCTGCTCCTCATCAACGAGCTCCTCCCCAACGTCCCCACCGGCCCCGAAGGCGATGCCAACGCCGACGGCTCCCGCAGCGCCCACGACGATGAATTCGTCGAAATCGTCAACATCAGCCCCCACACCCTCGATCTCGAAGGCGTCGGCGTGGCCAACGATACCAGCATTCGCTTTACCTTCCCCCCACACTGCCTGGCTGCCGGTCACGGCGCGGTGATCTTCGCCGCCAGCACCTCCGGAGCTCCGCCCCCTGCCGGGGAAGGCTTTGACACCTGGCTTGCAGACTCCCGCTTTCAGCTGGCCAATGACGGCGGACGCGTCGCCCTTTACCGCGCAGATGGCCAACTCATCGACGAGGCCCTCTACACCAACGCCCCGCCCCGCTCACTGAACCGAAGCCCGGAGCTCAGCTCTGGAAGTTTCGCACATCACACCACGCTCTCTGAAGATCGCCTCTTCAGCCCGGGAACCTGCGCCGATGGACGTCCTCTGACCTCCGGTTGCGCGGCCCCCAACGATCTCCCCGATGGCGAAAACAACGAAGGCGACGAATCCTCATCAGACCCGTCGCCTCCAGATGATGCTCAACCCGCCCCGGACGCCTCCAATCCAGACGCGTCCGAGCCGGGCTAA